The proteins below are encoded in one region of Nitrobacter hamburgensis X14:
- a CDS encoding recombinase family protein produces the protein MTETRCALYARVSSEAQTRDNTIASQVVALQERIAADGFLLEPDHSYVDDGYSGSLLLRPALERLRDAVAGGQVDRLYVHAPDRLARRYAHQALLIDEFRRAGVEIVFLNRPIGGTAEDDLLLQVQGVIAEYERAKILERSRRGRRHAACSGSVSALTGAPFGYRYVSRDQGGGLARFEVVEAEAHIVRLIFAWVGLDRMSLREVCRRLEQIGCRTRTGTTPCYASTIRGILANPAYVGRAAFGRARYLPPRPRLRPIRGHLQPSPHATSRVAVPPEEWIEIPVSSLVDPAVFEAVHAQFEENRKRKRQRTPSSDWLLQGLTVCRRCGYAYYGKRAPRVHKYDPTDTLRYYRCIGTDGHRFSGHRVCDNPQVRGDHLEEAVWDQVKGLLEDPHRVAGEYRRRLLAARDQVREPEEIVRLERQMATLRRGIGRLIDSYAEGIIDKAEFEPRIAGLKQRFSQLQERHQAAVEVAECEL, from the coding sequence ATGACCGAGACACGATGCGCGCTCTATGCGAGGGTGTCGAGTGAGGCGCAGACGCGCGACAACACGATTGCCAGCCAGGTCGTTGCATTGCAGGAACGCATTGCGGCCGACGGCTTCCTGCTTGAGCCAGATCACAGCTACGTGGATGATGGCTACAGCGGTTCGCTTCTGCTTCGTCCGGCGTTGGAACGGCTGAGGGATGCGGTTGCCGGTGGCCAAGTCGACCGCCTTTATGTTCATGCCCCCGATCGGCTCGCCCGCCGCTATGCTCATCAGGCGCTGCTGATCGACGAATTCCGTCGTGCCGGTGTGGAGATCGTATTCCTCAACCGCCCCATTGGTGGCACAGCCGAGGATGATCTATTGCTTCAAGTTCAGGGCGTGATCGCCGAATATGAACGGGCCAAGATCCTCGAGCGTAGCCGGCGTGGTCGCCGTCACGCGGCATGCTCCGGCTCTGTCAGCGCGCTGACGGGCGCTCCCTTCGGTTACCGTTATGTGAGCCGCGACCAGGGCGGCGGCTTGGCACGCTTCGAGGTGGTGGAGGCGGAGGCACACATCGTTCGTCTGATCTTCGCATGGGTCGGCCTGGATCGCATGAGCCTGCGGGAGGTATGCCGACGGCTGGAGCAGATCGGCTGCCGGACGCGGACAGGAACGACGCCTTGTTACGCCTCCACGATCCGCGGCATACTTGCCAATCCCGCCTATGTCGGACGGGCCGCTTTCGGGCGAGCCCGCTACCTGCCGCCACGACCGCGGTTGCGGCCGATCCGCGGTCATTTGCAACCCTCGCCGCACGCTACCTCCCGCGTTGCCGTTCCGCCCGAAGAGTGGATCGAGATCCCTGTTTCCTCGCTCGTCGATCCGGCCGTATTCGAGGCGGTCCATGCTCAGTTTGAGGAGAACCGGAAGCGCAAGCGCCAACGCACGCCGAGTTCGGACTGGTTGCTGCAGGGCCTCACGGTCTGCCGTCGTTGCGGCTACGCTTATTATGGCAAGCGCGCGCCTCGCGTCCACAAGTATGACCCGACGGACACGCTGCGCTACTATCGGTGTATCGGCACGGATGGTCATCGCTTCAGCGGCCATCGTGTTTGCGACAACCCGCAGGTGCGCGGCGATCACCTGGAAGAAGCGGTGTGGGATCAGGTCAAAGGTCTCCTGGAGGATCCGCACCGCGTGGCCGGGGAATATCGCCGCCGCCTCCTTGCGGCCCGTGACCAAGTCCGTGAACCGGAGGAGATCGTCCGCCTCGAACGACAAATGGCCACCTTGCGTCGCGGTATCGGCCGGCTGATCGACAGCTATGCCGAAGGCATCATCGACAAGGCGGAATTCGAACCGCGTATCGCTGGTCTGAAACAACGCTTCTCACAGCTCCAGGAGCGGCACCAAGCGGCGGTCGAAGTGGCCGAATGCGAGCTCTGA
- a CDS encoding SulP family inorganic anion transporter — MRFFQAFRREWLTNIPTELLSGTLVALALIPEAIGFSIVAGVDPKVGLYASFSIACVTAIVGGRPAMISAATASTAVLMITLVRDHGLQYLFAATVLMGLIQILAGALRLGLLMKFVSRSVMTGFVNALAILIFLAQLPQLTHVGWQTYAMVAVGLSIIYLFPFVTKRVPSALVSIVALTAFTIYSGIKLRTVGDMGELPSSLPFFAIPQVPFTLETLKIILPYSLTMAAVGLLESLLTASIVDDMTDAGSNKNRECVGQGVANFVTGFLGAMGGCAMIGQSVINVTAGARTRLSTFFAGAFLLFLIVVLGDWVKQIPMAALVAVMIMVSISTFNWSSVTSLRSHPLSSSVVMLATVVVVVATGDLSMGVLTGVILSGVFFAAKVARLLGIVTEPSEDGSQINYYVTGQVFFASAGSLIDAFDYLDVPARVRIDVSEAHFWDITAIGALDDIVLKLRRHGAQVEIIGLNKASATMVERFGRHHRLSVGQKAVH; from the coding sequence ATGAGGTTTTTCCAAGCGTTTCGCCGTGAATGGCTGACGAACATTCCGACTGAACTTCTCTCCGGTACGCTGGTCGCGCTCGCATTAATCCCCGAAGCCATTGGTTTCTCGATCGTTGCCGGCGTTGATCCCAAGGTCGGTCTTTATGCCTCGTTCTCGATTGCCTGCGTCACCGCCATTGTGGGTGGCCGACCGGCAATGATCTCCGCGGCGACCGCTTCTACCGCCGTTCTGATGATCACATTGGTTCGTGACCATGGCCTTCAATATTTGTTCGCAGCGACCGTCCTGATGGGATTAATCCAGATTCTGGCCGGCGCCCTGCGGCTCGGTCTCCTGATGAAATTTGTGTCGCGCTCGGTCATGACGGGATTTGTCAACGCGCTGGCGATTCTGATTTTCCTGGCACAGCTGCCGCAGCTAACCCACGTCGGCTGGCAAACCTACGCTATGGTCGCCGTCGGCCTGTCGATCATCTACCTTTTCCCGTTCGTCACCAAGCGTGTACCGTCCGCGCTCGTCAGCATTGTCGCCTTGACTGCTTTTACCATTTACTCCGGCATCAAGCTGCGCACGGTCGGCGATATGGGTGAGCTCCCCTCTAGCTTGCCCTTTTTTGCAATTCCCCAGGTGCCCTTCACCCTGGAGACTCTCAAGATTATCCTGCCCTATTCATTGACGATGGCGGCCGTCGGCCTGCTGGAATCCTTGCTGACCGCGTCGATCGTGGACGACATGACCGACGCGGGTAGCAACAAAAATCGGGAATGCGTTGGCCAGGGTGTCGCCAACTTCGTGACCGGATTTCTGGGCGCGATGGGCGGTTGCGCGATGATCGGTCAATCGGTCATCAACGTCACTGCAGGCGCTCGCACACGGCTTTCCACCTTTTTTGCTGGCGCTTTTTTGCTGTTCCTAATTGTCGTTCTCGGAGACTGGGTCAAGCAGATCCCGATGGCAGCTCTGGTCGCTGTGATGATCATGGTGTCGATCAGCACATTCAACTGGTCGTCCGTCACAAGCTTGCGTTCGCACCCTCTCAGCTCAAGCGTGGTGATGTTGGCAACCGTCGTCGTCGTTGTGGCGACCGGCGACCTTTCGATGGGCGTTCTGACAGGCGTCATCCTGAGCGGCGTATTTTTCGCGGCAAAGGTCGCACGGTTGCTCGGGATCGTTACCGAACCATCGGAAGATGGCAGCCAGATTAATTATTACGTCACTGGGCAGGTGTTCTTCGCCTCCGCCGGCAGCCTCATCGACGCCTTTGACTATCTTGACGTCCCTGCGCGTGTTCGCATCGACGTAAGCGAAGCTCATTTCTGGGACATCACGGCCATTGGCGCCCTCGATGACATCGTGCTGAAACTTCGCCGTCATGGGGCGCAAGTTGAGATCATCGGCCTGAACAAAGCCAGCGCAACAATGGTGGAACGGTTCGGTAGGCATCATCGCCTTAGCGTCGGCCAGAAAGCCGTGCACTGA
- a CDS encoding sensor histidine kinase, whose protein sequence is MTRLNSDLSNLLDSTEIATLFLDENLRVRRFTRGVNEIFHLRDADIGRPITEIVSLLEYRDLQRDVKTVLRKLSTVERQVTLHDIRTTFILRVRPYRTVDNVIDGVVLTFVDITDRQAANEAVRASEARYRMLFEFIDEGFCTLEKVETRPGELSDFRYLSANPGFAQQSGVGNVVGRTIREMFPKEPQEWFDIYDGVMATGEAVRFERDLVSVGRMLELFAFRFDDGAGLKLGVIFQDVSDRKRHDGQRELLLNEMDHRIKNLFAITSGVVSLSARSATTPKEMATAIQGRLGALASAHQLVRPRRLEAGSANPIVTLADIIQTVLRPYSATEDPRDEPRSVIEGPDVAVGGDAVTSLAMVLHELATNAAKYGAYSKAGGRVEVTWSVKKGRLELSWTERGGPRVNGAPEREGFGSQLARKSINGQLDGQMTYDWNPDGLTVRLSAAAERLSS, encoded by the coding sequence GTGACACGACTGAACAGCGACCTTTCCAACCTGCTTGACAGCACGGAAATTGCGACGCTGTTTCTCGACGAAAATCTCCGGGTCCGCCGCTTCACACGCGGCGTCAACGAGATTTTCCATCTCCGCGACGCCGATATCGGCCGGCCGATCACGGAAATCGTCAGCCTGCTCGAGTATAGGGATCTGCAGCGCGACGTGAAAACCGTGCTTCGCAAGCTATCGACGGTTGAGCGCCAGGTGACGCTTCACGACATCAGGACGACGTTTATCCTTCGCGTCCGGCCCTATCGTACAGTCGATAACGTCATTGACGGCGTGGTCCTGACCTTTGTCGATATTACCGATCGCCAGGCGGCCAACGAAGCTGTGCGCGCCAGCGAGGCAAGATACCGGATGCTGTTTGAGTTCATTGACGAGGGGTTTTGTACGCTTGAAAAGGTCGAGACCCGCCCCGGTGAGTTGAGCGACTTTCGTTACCTCTCCGCCAATCCCGGGTTCGCGCAGCAAAGCGGCGTCGGTAACGTGGTGGGCAGGACCATTCGAGAGATGTTTCCCAAGGAGCCCCAGGAGTGGTTCGACATCTATGACGGCGTTATGGCGACCGGGGAGGCGGTGCGGTTCGAACGCGATCTGGTGTCGGTCGGTCGGATGCTGGAACTGTTCGCTTTTCGGTTCGATGACGGAGCGGGTCTGAAGCTCGGCGTGATCTTCCAAGATGTTAGCGATCGTAAACGGCACGACGGACAGCGGGAGCTGCTGCTCAATGAGATGGATCACCGGATCAAGAACCTGTTCGCCATCACAAGCGGCGTCGTGTCGTTGAGTGCGCGTTCGGCAACGACACCCAAGGAGATGGCAACGGCGATCCAGGGGCGCCTTGGCGCGCTGGCAAGCGCCCATCAGTTGGTCAGGCCGCGGCGACTTGAGGCCGGATCGGCGAATCCGATAGTGACGTTGGCCGATATCATTCAAACGGTTCTTCGCCCTTATAGCGCGACCGAGGATCCGCGCGACGAGCCGCGCTCCGTGATCGAGGGGCCGGATGTCGCGGTGGGCGGTGATGCCGTCACCAGTCTTGCGATGGTTCTGCACGAACTGGCCACGAATGCTGCGAAATACGGAGCCTACTCGAAGGCTGGCGGGCGCGTCGAAGTCACTTGGTCGGTCAAGAAGGGTCGGCTTGAGCTCTCATGGACCGAGCGGGGCGGCCCACGTGTCAACGGCGCGCCTGAGCGCGAAGGGTTCGGCAGCCAACTCGCCCGCAAGAGCATCAATGGCCAACTGGACGGGCAGATGACCTATGACTGGAATCCGGACGGGCTGACGGTTCGTCTCTCGGCTGCGGCGGAACGGCTGTCGTCCTGA
- a CDS encoding rhodanese-like domain-containing protein, protein MATKRAKDLVAEANRNVETLSGAEAEKLVSDSDVVFVDIRESDELQKTGTLKGALHVPRGFLEFQADPTSPTHKPELGGGKKLVLYCGSGSRSALGANTLMEMGIINIAHVAGGFPALQQAGAPCEEAKQ, encoded by the coding sequence ATGGCAACTAAGAGAGCGAAAGATCTGGTTGCGGAGGCTAACCGCAATGTCGAAACTCTGTCAGGTGCCGAAGCGGAAAAGCTCGTGAGCGACTCCGACGTGGTGTTCGTGGACATTCGCGAGTCCGACGAACTGCAAAAGACGGGCACCCTAAAAGGCGCCTTGCATGTACCGCGCGGGTTCCTCGAATTTCAAGCCGATCCTACCAGCCCTACTCACAAGCCGGAACTCGGCGGCGGCAAAAAGTTGGTGCTCTATTGCGGTTCCGGCAGCCGGTCTGCTTTGGGAGCCAACACTCTAATGGAGATGGGCATTATAAACATCGCGCACGTGGCCGGTGGTTTCCCCGCTCTGCAACAAGCAGGCGCTCCATGCGAGGAGGCTAAGCAATGA
- a CDS encoding MBL fold metallo-hydrolase: MSNIHVSKGTPIVAGFFEKRTSSVQYVVADPETKKCAIIDPVLDFDPNSGATATHAADELLHFIKHENYTLQWVLDTHPHADHLSAAGYLKDKTGVPTAIGEKVVEVQKLWKEIYNYSDAFPTDGSQWDRLFRDGERFKIGDMDVEVLLTPGHTLASIAYLVGDAAFIHDTIFMPDGGTARADFPGGSARELWNSIQRVVELPDKTRLFTGHDYCPAGRKKPLWESTVAQQRAENIHLTKARTEQEFVALREKRDRELPMPKLILHSLQVNIRGGRLPETEKDGKRYLKLPLNALGDAPWNA; the protein is encoded by the coding sequence ATGTCAAACATACATGTCAGCAAAGGCACCCCCATCGTCGCCGGGTTCTTCGAAAAACGCACATCAAGCGTTCAATACGTAGTGGCCGACCCCGAAACCAAGAAGTGCGCGATTATCGACCCCGTGCTCGATTTCGATCCGAACTCAGGTGCCACCGCGACCCATGCCGCGGACGAATTGCTGCATTTCATCAAACATGAAAATTACACACTGCAGTGGGTTCTCGACACGCATCCCCATGCGGACCATCTTTCGGCAGCGGGCTATCTGAAAGACAAGACCGGTGTGCCCACAGCGATTGGCGAGAAAGTCGTTGAGGTCCAAAAGCTATGGAAGGAAATCTACAATTACTCAGACGCGTTCCCCACCGACGGGTCGCAATGGGACAGGCTTTTCCGAGATGGCGAGCGATTCAAGATCGGCGATATGGATGTCGAAGTCCTACTAACCCCGGGACATACGCTTGCTTCGATCGCGTATCTGGTGGGCGATGCTGCTTTCATTCACGACACCATCTTCATGCCCGATGGGGGTACAGCCAGGGCGGATTTTCCGGGCGGCAGCGCCCGCGAGCTGTGGAACAGCATCCAGCGCGTCGTGGAGTTGCCGGATAAGACCCGTTTGTTCACGGGGCACGATTATTGTCCCGCCGGACGCAAAAAGCCGCTCTGGGAAAGTACGGTCGCTCAGCAACGCGCCGAGAACATCCACCTGACCAAGGCGCGAACGGAGCAAGAGTTCGTGGCTCTTCGCGAGAAACGCGATCGCGAACTGCCGATGCCGAAACTCATTTTGCATTCTCTGCAGGTGAATATTCGCGGAGGCCGGCTCCCGGAAACGGAAAAGGACGGCAAGCGCTATCTAAAACTTCCGCTCAATGCACTCGGAGACGCGCCTTGGAATGCGTGA
- a CDS encoding sulfite exporter TauE/SafE family protein — MMPGVSISLFAMGSGGIVGLVLGLVGGGGSILAVPLLVYVVGVKSPHVAIGTSAIAVSMSALGNLFAHSRAGNVKWRCAFAFAAAGVIGALAGSQAAKALDGQKLLALFGVVMIVVGSMMLRKRQSGENDDVHLTAESAKELLPLLLGIGFAVGVFSGFFGIGGGFLIVPGLILATGMPLTSAIGTSLVAITAFGAATAASYAWSGFVDWAVAALFVLGGLAGGVAGMRAGQVLAKSKRTLNIVFASLVIAVGVYVTVRGLTSLVAT, encoded by the coding sequence ATGATGCCCGGTGTTTCCATTAGCCTTTTTGCGATGGGATCCGGGGGCATCGTTGGCCTGGTCCTTGGCCTTGTGGGCGGTGGAGGCTCAATTCTTGCGGTTCCGCTCCTTGTGTATGTGGTCGGCGTGAAGTCGCCTCACGTCGCAATCGGCACCAGCGCGATCGCCGTATCGATGAGCGCTCTCGGCAACCTCTTTGCCCATTCTCGGGCCGGAAACGTCAAGTGGCGCTGCGCCTTCGCTTTCGCCGCGGCTGGCGTGATCGGCGCACTCGCGGGCTCGCAGGCTGCCAAAGCCCTGGATGGTCAGAAACTCCTCGCACTCTTCGGCGTAGTCATGATCGTTGTCGGCAGTATGATGTTACGAAAGCGCCAGTCCGGCGAAAATGACGATGTTCATTTGACAGCTGAAAGCGCAAAAGAACTGCTGCCGCTTCTCCTTGGCATCGGCTTTGCTGTCGGTGTCTTCTCCGGATTTTTCGGTATCGGTGGTGGTTTCCTAATCGTGCCGGGCCTGATCCTTGCGACCGGCATGCCGCTGACTTCTGCTATTGGGACCTCACTGGTTGCCATCACGGCCTTCGGAGCCGCAACAGCCGCCAGCTACGCTTGGTCAGGTTTCGTTGACTGGGCGGTCGCCGCGCTTTTTGTGCTTGGCGGACTCGCCGGAGGAGTTGCCGGCATGCGAGCCGGTCAGGTCCTGGCCAAAAGTAAGCGCACCCTCAATATCGTTTTTGCAAGTCTCGTCATTGCTGTCGGGGTTTACGTGACTGTTCGCGGGCTTACCTCCCTCGTGGCAACTTAG
- a CDS encoding DUF6691 family protein, with translation MQVLISLAAGLIFGLGLIISQMINPEKVLAFLDVAGDWDPSLAFVLAGAAAVSGLGYFFSRRRSAPLLAAQFDIPDRRDLDARLIIGAAFFGVGWGLVGLCPGPAIVALPLVGLQGVLFFAAMLIGMGAFTLLPSAVAPSSSHSPALDADA, from the coding sequence ATGCAAGTTCTTATTTCTCTCGCGGCTGGTCTCATTTTCGGCCTTGGATTGATCATCTCGCAAATGATTAACCCGGAAAAAGTCCTGGCATTTCTCGATGTGGCCGGAGATTGGGATCCAAGCTTGGCATTCGTTCTGGCCGGAGCGGCCGCTGTATCGGGACTTGGCTATTTCTTTTCGAGGCGGCGCAGCGCACCTCTTCTGGCCGCGCAATTCGACATCCCAGACCGACGCGACCTCGATGCCCGCCTTATCATAGGCGCTGCGTTCTTTGGCGTCGGTTGGGGTCTTGTCGGGCTTTGCCCCGGCCCCGCCATCGTGGCTTTGCCGCTGGTGGGCCTGCAAGGGGTCCTGTTTTTCGCAGCGATGCTGATCGGAATGGGTGCTTTCACGTTGCTGCCCTCTGCAGTTGCGCCATCGTCGTCGCATTCGCCGGCCTTGGACGCCGATGCATGA
- a CDS encoding YeeE/YedE family protein: MDNFTPFSALAGGSLIGLAAALLLLLNGRIAGVSGILGGIIGAIVPEATWRVAFIAGLVLSSVVYAASGATLPRISIDHSVGALIIAGLLVGFGTRLGSGCTSGHGVCGMARGSRRSLVATAVFMGTSILTVFVARHVIGG; this comes from the coding sequence GTGGATAATTTTACGCCCTTCTCTGCGTTGGCCGGCGGATCGCTCATAGGTCTGGCTGCGGCCCTCCTGCTTCTGCTCAACGGGCGAATAGCCGGCGTCAGCGGAATTCTCGGTGGCATCATCGGCGCCATCGTACCCGAAGCGACGTGGCGGGTCGCGTTCATTGCCGGTCTGGTTCTGTCGTCGGTTGTCTATGCAGCAAGCGGGGCCACGCTTCCTCGCATCTCGATCGACCATTCCGTCGGAGCGTTGATCATCGCCGGTCTTCTGGTTGGGTTCGGAACGCGTCTTGGCTCCGGTTGCACGAGCGGCCACGGCGTCTGCGGGATGGCGCGTGGATCGCGACGGTCATTGGTTGCGACCGCAGTGTTTATGGGAACATCCATCCTGACCGTGTTTGTTGCCCGCCACGTCATCGGGGGCTAA
- a CDS encoding class I SAM-dependent methyltransferase: MDEIDRQAHWENVYRTKREHEVSWFQENPAPSLDLIAHAGLSNEAEIIDIGGGASRLVDGLIDRRFRRVTVLDLSAVALAAAKTRLGPAGAEVEWVVADVTRWHPVRSYDLWHDRATFHFLTDPADREAYVACLKKAVRPGGHVVIGTFAPDGPERCSGLPIIRYDAETLASVFGAEFTLVDCRRHDHLTPGGNTQQFQFSVFQRN; the protein is encoded by the coding sequence ATGGACGAGATCGATCGGCAGGCGCACTGGGAAAACGTGTACCGCACCAAGCGAGAGCACGAAGTCAGCTGGTTTCAGGAGAACCCGGCGCCGTCCCTGGATCTTATCGCACATGCGGGCTTGTCCAACGAAGCGGAGATCATCGACATCGGTGGCGGAGCTTCACGCCTGGTTGATGGTCTCATCGACCGCCGGTTTCGCCGCGTCACCGTGCTCGATCTTTCCGCGGTCGCCCTTGCCGCCGCGAAAACACGTCTTGGTCCTGCCGGCGCGGAGGTAGAGTGGGTTGTCGCGGATGTCACGCGATGGCACCCTGTGCGTAGCTACGATCTCTGGCACGACCGGGCCACGTTCCACTTCCTGACGGATCCCGCCGATCGTGAGGCTTACGTTGCGTGCCTCAAAAAGGCCGTCCGCCCAGGCGGGCATGTCGTCATCGGCACGTTTGCGCCGGACGGTCCGGAGAGGTGCAGCGGACTGCCGATCATACGCTACGATGCCGAAACTCTTGCCTCCGTGTTCGGGGCGGAATTCACATTGGTCGATTGTCGGCGGCACGATCATTTGACCCCGGGCGGCAATACGCAGCAATTTCAATTCAGCGTCTTCCAAAGAAATTGA
- a CDS encoding heavy metal translocating P-type ATPase produces MTRSRNASSTGQPIHSSMATPEHHGDQAHGNHGHRPPAENGTVLDPVCGMTVDPATSKHRFDYHGRTYHFCSAGCRTKFAAAPATYLDKSKAAQPVPEGTIYTCPMHPEIRQIGPGSCPICGMALEPEVATLDAAPNPELADMTRRFWIGLVFALPAVVLEMGGHLVGGHGWVDQTLSNWIQLVSATPVVIWAGWPFFVRGWQSLVTRNLNMFTLIAMGTGVAYVYSLVATVVPQVFPPAFRGHDGAVAVYFEAAAVITVLVLLGQVLELRAREATSGAIKALLDLAPKTARLVAEDGTDHEVPLDGLNVGDRLRVRPGEKIPVDGVILEGRSSVDESLVTGESMPVTKENGAKVIAGTLNQSGSFVMQAEKVGRDTVLSQIVQMVAQAQRSRAPIQRLADQVAGWFVPTVIAAALVAFVVWALVGPEPRLAFGLVAAVSVLIIACPCALGLATPMSIMVGVGRGAQVGVLIKNAEALERMEKIDTLVVDKTGTLTEGKPKVVSIVTSPSFGEDDLLRFAASVERASEHPLADAIVRAAKERDLTLANVEEFDSPTGKGVTGKVEGKNILLGNVGYLQSLGVETRSMEPQAEALRGDGATVINIAVDGKLAGLFAIADPIKRSTPDALKALAADGIKVIMLTGDNRTTANAVAKRLGISEVEAEILPDQKSAVVSKLQKAGRIVAMAGDGVNDAPALAAAEVGIAMGTGTDVAMESAGITLLNGDLGGIVRARRLSEATMSNIRQNLFFAFIYNAAGIPIAAGVLYPVFGLLLSPIIAAAAMALSSVSVVGNALRLRMVKL; encoded by the coding sequence ATGACCAGGTCGCGAAACGCAAGTTCCACGGGCCAGCCGATCCACTCCTCGATGGCAACACCCGAGCACCACGGCGACCAGGCGCATGGAAACCACGGACATCGTCCTCCTGCAGAAAACGGAACAGTCCTCGACCCGGTTTGCGGGATGACCGTCGACCCGGCGACCAGCAAGCATCGGTTCGATTACCACGGCCGCACCTATCATTTCTGTTCGGCAGGCTGTCGCACGAAGTTCGCGGCCGCCCCGGCAACATATCTCGACAAGTCCAAGGCCGCGCAGCCCGTTCCGGAAGGCACCATTTACACGTGCCCGATGCATCCCGAAATCCGGCAGATCGGTCCCGGCAGTTGCCCGATCTGCGGCATGGCTCTGGAGCCCGAAGTGGCAACGCTGGACGCTGCACCGAATCCCGAACTGGCGGACATGACTCGGCGGTTCTGGATCGGCCTTGTGTTCGCCCTGCCTGCGGTCGTCCTCGAGATGGGCGGGCATCTGGTCGGCGGCCACGGCTGGGTCGACCAAACCCTGTCGAACTGGATTCAACTCGTTTCGGCGACACCGGTCGTGATCTGGGCGGGCTGGCCGTTCTTCGTGCGCGGCTGGCAGTCGCTGGTGACCCGCAACCTCAACATGTTCACCCTGATCGCGATGGGGACTGGCGTGGCTTACGTCTACAGCCTCGTCGCCACGGTCGTCCCGCAGGTCTTTCCGCCCGCGTTTCGCGGACATGACGGCGCCGTCGCTGTCTACTTTGAAGCGGCGGCCGTGATCACCGTTCTGGTGCTGCTGGGCCAGGTGCTCGAATTGCGTGCCCGCGAGGCGACGTCGGGCGCGATCAAGGCTTTGCTCGATCTCGCGCCGAAGACAGCGCGCCTCGTCGCGGAGGATGGCACCGATCATGAAGTCCCGCTCGACGGCCTGAACGTCGGCGACAGATTGCGCGTCCGACCCGGCGAAAAAATCCCGGTCGACGGTGTCATTCTCGAGGGACGTTCATCGGTCGATGAATCCCTGGTGACCGGAGAGTCCATGCCCGTCACCAAGGAAAATGGTGCCAAGGTGATCGCCGGGACCCTCAATCAATCCGGAAGTTTCGTGATGCAGGCCGAGAAGGTCGGCCGCGATACGGTATTGTCGCAGATCGTGCAGATGGTCGCGCAGGCGCAGCGGTCGCGAGCGCCGATCCAGCGCCTCGCCGATCAGGTTGCGGGCTGGTTCGTGCCTACGGTGATCGCGGCCGCGCTTGTCGCCTTCGTGGTCTGGGCCCTGGTCGGTCCCGAGCCCCGCCTGGCATTCGGTCTGGTGGCCGCCGTCAGCGTGCTGATCATCGCCTGTCCGTGCGCCCTCGGCCTGGCAACCCCGATGTCGATCATGGTCGGCGTCGGACGCGGCGCGCAGGTCGGCGTTCTCATCAAGAACGCGGAAGCGCTCGAACGTATGGAAAAGATCGACACGCTCGTGGTCGACAAGACGGGCACCCTGACCGAAGGCAAGCCGAAGGTCGTCTCCATCGTGACTTCTCCCTCATTCGGGGAAGACGATCTGCTGCGTTTCGCAGCAAGCGTCGAGCGCGCGAGCGAGCATCCGCTGGCCGACGCCATCGTTCGCGCCGCCAAGGAGCGCGATCTGACGCTGGCGAACGTGGAGGAATTCGATTCACCCACAGGCAAGGGCGTGACGGGTAAGGTCGAGGGCAAGAACATATTGCTCGGCAACGTCGGCTACCTGCAGTCGCTGGGCGTCGAAACCCGATCGATGGAACCGCAGGCTGAAGCGCTCCGCGGCGACGGCGCCACCGTCATCAACATCGCGGTCGACGGAAAGCTCGCCGGACTCTTCGCCATCGCCGATCCCATCAAACGATCGACGCCCGATGCCTTGAAGGCGCTGGCCGCGGACGGCATCAAGGTCATCATGCTGACCGGAGACAACAGAACGACGGCAAACGCGGTGGCGAAGCGGCTCGGCATCTCGGAGGTCGAGGCGGAAATTCTGCCCGACCAGAAGAGCGCGGTTGTAAGCAAGCTGCAGAAGGCTGGCCGGATCGTCGCGATGGCCGGCGACGGCGTCAACGACGCCCCTGCCCTCGCCGCGGCCGAAGTCGGAATCGCGATGGGTACCGGTACCGACGTCGCGATGGAGAGTGCCGGAATAACCCTGTTGAACGGCGATCTCGGCGGCATCGTTCGCGCGCGCCGACTTTCGGAAGCGACGATGAGCAATATCCGCCAGAATCTGTTCTTCGCCTTCATCTACAATGCCGCGGGAATTCCGATCGCGGCTGGCGTGCTGTATCCGGTGTTCGGACTGTTGCTGTCGCCGATCATCGCCGCAGCGGCCATGGCGCTGTCCTCGGTGAGCGTGGTCGGCAACGCGCTGCGTCTGCGGATGGTCAAGCTTTGA